Below is a window of Cygnus atratus isolate AKBS03 ecotype Queensland, Australia chromosome 3, CAtr_DNAZoo_HiC_assembly, whole genome shotgun sequence DNA.
GCACCTGCACAGAGCTAGTCACAAGCTTGGTTAGGTTTTACATGGAGACTTCCAGCACGCTGAATCACATGGAACTCAATAAAGCTACCTCACAGGGATGCAAGGGCTCAATAAAACGCCCTGGATTAATACTTTCAGAGTTCTTTGTTCTGCTTCCCAATGACAGAGAGATCTCAGACTTACAGAACCTTGCAAACAACCCTTTTCCATTCCTCCCTTCATACTTTCTGTTCTTATTCCTCCACTCATACCTTCACATGACTGAAGTCCTTCTGTGTCAGCCAATATTTGGTGGCATTCTTCTTCCCAAAGAGTCTGCTGCAGTCAAAAGTGTTTGCTGGGTTGCTCCTTGCTGGTGCTGAGGGGAACCTCTGGATAAAGgtaaaagaagggaaagggctGCATAAAAAGTCAGCCTGCTTTATAGAGATCAGGTTCTTACCTAGGTTCCACAATCAAGCTACAAACTGGAATGTAACCAGAAGAAGTTCACCTAAGCTCTTCAGACCACGCTGCCCCACAAACAGCATTATTCCTCTGCAGGAACTACAGCAGAGCATCCGGCAGCCATTCGCAGGAAGCTTCAGGGCAGGGGAAGAACATTTCACACATGTGAAACAGAAGCAATGGAGATTGGGATATCCTGATTTAGAGCAACGATTTGAATGGTTTGGGCACtcttcttcaaataaatatatctatagGTTCAATTCTGCAGTCAATTTAGGCAGCTCTTGTAATATCTGACTGCTGTTTACTGAGTCAGCAGCCTAGTCACACGTACCTAAGACAGGCTGCAACAGCATTTCTGAATTTAGTGCTGCTGACCGGCACTAAATTTGGGGATTTCTCTGGAAGATTCACACAGGACTTGGATGCTAGATAGCCTTAACTTCCAACAAAGCGTCTGAAAGGACGGAGCACATGCATCTTCCTGTGAGACACGTTTCTGAGCATGCCAAGGAGGGAGAGACAACAGCACAGGAATGTTCCTGCTAAGTGGGACTCTACTGGATTCAGGCAGATGCCAGTGCCAGCCCTGGCAAGCAGAAGGACAGGCGAGGTGGCAGGCTAGAACTTCAGTGGGTATCAGGTGCTGTTTCCAAGACAGGAACTCAATTACACCCAAATGTCCTGCGTTCTCAATTGCAGGTCCTCGTTTCATGTGTCCTGAACTTTGGTTCTTCACAGCCGAATTTACAGCTGAAGGAACGCTCAGTCACTCACCTGccacagcttctgctgctcaTGTTCTGTTGCGGGTCTGGGGCACTTCGGTCTTCGCTGCCAGGGAGTCTCCGGGCTACTCACAGCACACGTTGTTGGATGAGTCTGGGAGAAGcatgaaaacattcagaaacGTCTAAAACCACCCCATAAACATGAAGAAGCTGATTTCCTTAGAATTCCAGACAAACAATGTTACAAATCTCAAAAGGAATTCTACCTGCTGCCAGCTCATACCAACAGTGTTTTTGTATCACAGTAAGTTAAACGGAGGGAGACGAAGTATCAAGTTTATGGTCAGATACTCCCTCTGATAGTAACTGTCTCTTCTCATCTCCATGGCACAGTACAGTACAGTAAATTTTGTTTCAAGGAACAAAGTGATTCGCAAATTACTCCAGAATGCTTGCCAGCTTTGAAAACAGTTCAGTCATCAAATTCCACctccttttacttcttttcttcgtgcttttttcaattttgtaaAAGTGATTTTCAATAACTGCGACATTCCATCACAGGGATAGCTGTATTTTAGTGGTTTTTAAAGTTCTAACAGATGAAGCTTACACTAAAGTACTAACTGATACCAAGCCAGGAAATTCCATCTCCTCTATTATATGTGTACCAGTACATTTGGATTGATTTATAACAGGGAGACAGTAGAAATGCGGAGATAAAATGGCCTTTAcaggaatttctttttaaaattctacttATTTCAGATTCACTGGAGAGACCGCGCTTCCAGGAAATGATGtatttacagaattatttaggCAAAAAGTGGcccaaaataaaagcttgttcTATTATGATCAGACCCGGGAACATCTCTGACTAACTAAAATGATTGCTGGATACACCTGCATCACAGTATGCTGTTAGCAGGATtaaaaaccattttttaaaggtttctctTGCTTCGTGAGTTctgttcagcagcacagaatGTTCTCCCATCTGCTCAAATCCACACATAGGCTCTGCCTAAACACAAGTTTTTGCAGAAACTTTTGGAAGATAGATTAATCACTTCTGTGAGAAAAGGTAAGTATCCTTACACACATGCCTCAGTCCTCTCAAAAGCCCCTGTTCTGACAAAAGCCTTTAAGAGAAGCTGCCCTGGAGGCTTGGAgtcatagaaccacagaatcttctaggttggaaatgaccttcaagatcatcaagtccaaccatacTTaacttattaaataatattactTATACTTCACCTTACTATCTAACATGTAATTACCATGTCTAACAGgaataaaaagtaaagcaagATTACTTCTGTTGCTTGTGTGTACAGATAAAATCCTTACAGACAGAAGAAGAATTAGTAaatttgctaaataaaaatccacatgctcatgcattttttttcctcataacagaaatgttgtttaaattaaagaaacttACATATCAGAACATACTGGTGTGAGGATTCTGTTATATTTAATACATAGAGAAATTTTTCGAAAGGGTTTCCTTCAAAATCTTCTGTTGTCCATAAGGCCTCCAGCAACCTTAATAAAGATATACCACTGGAATTTTTAGTTAATTCTAAAGTGATGTAACCAGCATGCTAGtacttcttgtttttttaagacCAAGTCATGCTGTTGAGCTGTGAGGTACAAAAAGGAAGGGAATGCTCATCTCCCAGGGAAAGAACTGTCCCACTTCCCAAATCTATATGCAAataatggggggaaaaaaagtacttagTACTCGGAGCAAAATTATCTTGTTACACATCCAACATCCACAAAATGCTCAGCTGCTATTTCTTAAGATATCTTTTACACCTATCCTCGTCCCCATCTCCTCGTCACACAGGGTTGTCACCCCTTGCGAGCACAGCTGGGCACCTCTCTTGGTGGCTCTGTCCCCCCTTTTTCCTTCAGGTgcctggaggaggagagcaggaggggaaCACCAGCCTCTGGGAAAACAGGGCGCAAACCTACGAACAGGACCTGGTAGACTGCGAACGAGATTTAGTGAATCTGGCATTTTGACATGATTTGAAACCTTGCCAGTTTCAGGCAGACAACCCAGACTGCTGGTttgtgacagaaggaaaagcattaaaacagaCACTGCACAGGCATCTGGAGGGCCCACAGGCACCTCCACCACCTGGTCCCTCCACTGGCTGGGGACATCAATGACTGAGAATTCCGGGATCCCCTCAGGGCCACAAGGGCAGAACTGCATCCCAGCACACCCCTGCCCCGCAGCCTCCTAAGCCCTGAGGCAAAGCCCAAAGCCTGAGGCAAAGCCAGGTCAGGACAGTAGCACCCCGAACACCCCTCGCCGGGGCATCCCAGAGTGGAggacccctcaccagcctcgtaGAGGTGACCCCCAACGCTGGGATCCCCTCATGGGCCCCAGGGAGGCTCGGGGCAGCCGCCAGAAGAGGCGAGGACGGCAGCCATGCCCGCGCCTCAGGGCAAAACCATACCTCCCTCCCCAAAGGAAAATGGCGGCGCCCTTCGCACCTCAGAGCCGcatgacacacacacacccccttCCGAGTCCTTCCGCCTGAGAAAATAGTCCCTCCCCACTACCTCCCGCCTCTCGGAAGAGGTGGGACACCCCGCACGGGCAGCGGCCCGGCTCGCCCGGCCCCAAGGCAGGCACCCACCGGCGGCATTCCCTGCTGGAGCGAGGCGAGGCGGGGCCGAGGAGCGGCCGGATCCCTCCGCGCCCACCGCCCTCACAGCCCGTGGCAACGCCAACCCGGACCCCGTTGACACGGGCTAGCCGCCCTCAACCAATCAGAAAGGGAGCGCCCCGAAGGCTGAGCCAATCAGAAGCCGGGTAGGCTACTGTcggggagcggggggcgcgGTTGCCATGGCAACACCTCAGCAGGGAAGGCGGGCGAGGGCCGCAGCCTCCTGTCAGCCAGGGCCCAAGGGGAGGCTGTTGGAGGGGTCTTCAGCCCCCCGAGCCGCATGCCCCTCATACTTTCTCGGTTTTAAAGTCAAATGCGTCCTCAGTGTTCAAAAATTATTAATTGCTGGGCCGATGTCCCTGTGGCAGGCCATTGGCTACGCTAATAAGCCTGACAGCTTTCCTTAGTTGTGATATTAATGTGATTTCCACCACCCTcacattaaaaagtaaataaatctaGATTAAGTAGCAATAAAACTGCCAAGTTTAAACAGAGTTAATGTTTATTATATTCAAAGATTTCATacagctgagagagctggggctgttcagcctggagaggggGAGGCTCGGGGGCATCTCGTCAATGTGTACAGGAGCTGCAAGGAacatggagccaggctcttttctgtggtgcccagtgccaggacaggaggttAAGACACAAcctggagcacaggaggctcCCCTGACCACCAGGCAGCACCTCTGCGCTGGgcaggtgctggagctgtgtCACAGGCTGCCCcgggctgtggggtctcctccttggggatcttcACAAGGCATCttcccattctgtgattctgaccTCGTGAAACTAAAGGGAAAAGTTGGAACTGAAATATGATTCATGCCATGTCTGTACTCTAGCGCTATCAAAATACTAGTTTTCTACTGATTAATTATGATTCGAGCACAATGGCAGTAATAGAATTTTACTATTTTCTCAAGATTTAACCAGCATCttgtgcagcctggagaagagaagggtctGGGGAGACCCTGTatcagccttccagtacctaaagggggcctacaggaaaacTGGGGAGTGACTCTTTGTCAGGGTGTGTAGTGATGAGACAAGGgagaatggctttaaactaaaaaaagaggagatttagattagttATTAGggggaaattctttactctgagggtggtgaggcactggaagagatTGCCCAgtgaagctgtgggtgccccatccctgacaGTACctaaggccaggctggatgggatttgggcagcctgggctggtgggaggtgtccctgcccatggcagggggggtggaattagatgatctttaaggtcccttccaacacaaaccatttcatgattcaatgattctaaGATTGTTGCTGCTTGTGCAGAGAGCCAGAGATATACCATGAGATAAATGTAGGGTTTACTTCCAAGCAGCACCCTTGTGGAGCTGCACTGACCCGAAGGTCTAACAATAGCCATGCTAGTGCtgagcatttaaaagaaaatggtttttgTTTCAGGCCAAGCCTGGCCCAGAAACCAATACTTCACACCCCAATTTCTGCTCTGATCTGCTGGTTGTAGCAagttttttctcattccttactgttctgctgttctcagttttttaggattttttaattttgttatttttcttatctgaGGCTTAGCATTACTTCTGCTTAAATTCCTAAATTCTCCATGGAGAAAGATCTGGTTTCCAATATAGGAGGAGAGGAGAATGAACATTTAtacatctctttcttttcacagaacagatggaaaatgaaCCAACTTCAGGCTTTGTTGAATGACAGTCTTATCAGAACAAAGCACGTGGAGAATGCAGCTATTATCaacataaatgaaagaaaagtctgtGCATCAACCTTTGGCTTTTATGTAAGAGATGAAAGAGTGTCCTGGGAAGTGACAGCAGCGGTAGAAACTCCAGGAATCTAGAGCACAAAGTAGTGATCATGTCAGGGAGTTCTGCACTATACTAAAGGGACCAGCGGCTTCTTTCAGACTAAGAGCTTGAGTTAAATGGGTACAGCctagctgctgctctgagagcTACCTTCTGAAGTTGATTGCTAATTTCACATCTTTGATCTTTGGAAGAAAGATGCCATTTAACTGGCATTTTCAAGGGGTTGTTTTTAAGCACTTGCACTCAGTGATCCCCCCTGTCCTTGTAAAGCAGATGTTCTTAGGTCCATCTGCTGGCACTGAGACGTGCCGCTGTGGCACGGCCGTGTCCATACTATGACCTCTAAACAGAGAGGCTCTACCAAGTTGCTTCTGGGGAGCAGTCCTGACCCATTCTCATTCTCCAGACTGTGCCTGGGAATTGTTTGCAAAAGTGCTTGCTGGCCCAGGTCAAATATGTAGCTGGACTGTTATAACAATACCCAGAAGTACCCAGCTCCTTGACACTTATAGTTTTCTGGTATAGATGTAGTTTATCTGTTTTCACTGTCTATCAGCTGATAAACAGAGCAGAATAACAGCACTTCTGCTTGTTTGTATTACGTGATAAGGCTGAGTCCTACCCTGCATTGCCTTTTAACAGAGGGCTCCAGTCACCACTGGGTGTATTAATTCTCTAGGGAAGTGTTGGTGAGTAGTGGGACTGCACAGATAGTACCCATAGATTAAGCAGATTGTTTCAAATGGGATGTTGGAAATACAGTGGACTCTATAGAAACTAGgctcagttttgattttttgtcACTCAAAAACATCTTAATTTTAAGTGAACTATCAAAGAGAGTGGGAGGGTGGAGAGCTGTTCATCACTGCAAAGACGTACCCTTTCGGTCCGTAACTCTGTGTTGTATGAACATAGGTGCCACCAGAGAATGCCATAAACCTGATCTACACTTTCTACAATAACTTAATGCAAGTTAGAAGGGAAGGACTCTACTTCAAGCAGAAGCACTATAAATGTGTCCGAGCAGATGAGTATTCCATCTATCTTAAAAATGTACGTTGACAAGAGCTATGGCAATCCTGAAAATTTTGGaaacatcctttttctttcactgcctGGTTACATGAATACCTTAACACAAGCTGAAAGCCTTCAcatgcttctttccttctgtctcttaATATCACCTTCCCAGCAGTGGAATTAAATGGCTAACACCATTCACTTCAAGCGAATCAAATTATTATCTATTCTTCATCAAACAAGAAGGTTTTATCCATGCTTTTCCTGGCACAGCCACATGCCTTTAGAGCAAGCAAGGCATTAAGCTGTATCAATATGAGCTCTCTCTGTTCAGCTGTGGGCAAATGGAGTTGTAAAACTTGGGTGGGATGCTTGGAGGGCACAAGTTTGGTGACACTGGTGGCCATATTTCAGTGGAGCATTTATACTCTGTCCCTCAATACTTGCATTAAAATTAGAAGTGTAGCTCCCATGTTTAATCTATAAACTATCTGCCTTCACTTTCAGTTAAATGTTCCTTCTTTAAACTGTTCTGGTATTTCCCTGGCGCTAAATGGTTCCtgcatgtgtgcatatatgtgaATATATACATCCCTGCATGTCCACCACACATCCCTAGCACCAGCTGCAGTGCCTGTTCGACAGAACTGTTAGATCAGCTCATCTCGTGGGATGCCAGCCTCAGTAATTCACCTCCGAAATACAGAAACTGAAGCTGCATGCTCAGGATGGCAGTATTTTGTTATTACTGCTAAATCGCGCAGTCTGAAGTAGATATATCCAGTGAGTGTTACTGGGGTCTTCTTaactcttcccctccccagtaAAGCCATCCTTGAAACGAGCTGAGTAACCTGCAGAAAAGGCTGAGCCGCTTTTAAATTTGGACCCCAGTTCAGAAAACATGCAGTACTTCTCAGTGTCTTTTTCCAGTCATTATTACAAATCAGTGAGGTGGAGTTTGGGAGGTGGGGTTCATAAACACTTAGGTGATTTCATATAAATACCTATTTTACTTGCATTTATTACTGCTTTTGCATATGACTGAGCACTATGGTAAAACTTCTTCAAAATACTGTGCAGTAATACATCAGTCATTGGAAGTGAGAATAGGcaatacaataaaaacatttgagtGACTTGTTTTAATAGTCAGCAGTCTTCAAAACACGCATGGACATGTGTTGTCTGCATCATGGCTTAGGCTTTGAGAGAGTATTTGAGCAAAGAAAAGGTCTGTAATTAGCTCAAATTGTAAGGCAATATGTATGCACGTGTATATTTTCAGAACCTTGTgccatttttctgtattatctAGCCAGATGGAGGCCTGATAGCTGTGAAGACCAATGCTTTCATCCTGATTGCTACTTACAAAGTGGGCATGTATCCCAGCGTGTGCGTGGAAGCTGTGGAGAAACTCGGTAAGAGAAATGAATGCATCTATGTGCCTCCATGTCAGTGTTTCATTTACTGGCTCTGCTCTCACACACAGTGTCAAAAGTTAATCTGACAAACTACCAAAATCTTGGGAATTGAATACAGGCTTGGGTTATTCCTGCATGGCTAAACCCTCTCCAGTCATCACATCCCACGTGTTCCAAAGCCTCCAGGGGTGTGAACAGGTTGCAGAATGCTCTTTTGCCTTGGCCTTTGTGGTACAAGTTTTCTGTTAGTTACACTTGAAGACAGTGGGACCTGACAGCCACATCTCATTGACCTCATACAACTAATCCTTACTCAGTGTCTCCTGCACACATCCTTTGGGCATTATCCTTGATATTCTGATTCACAGTCCACTTCTTCAAAGACAGTTTTGCTCTCTAAGGGTTTCaaactttctttctctgcctaGTCACCTTTCCTACATGTGAATCTTGAGACATCATGaagttttgtttcctctctcaTGCTTTGTGCCACAGTTACAAAGTACCTCTTCTCTAACAAAAGTGcccatttccttccctcttctgccAAAGTTTCCTTTGTGTGCCCTCTCAAGTTTCTCTCTCTTGGGTTCAGTGTGTTAAAGACTTAGTGTTACCATCTCTTTGTTCCCCATTTGAGAATATTGCAAAACTTTGCAGACAAGCTGCAGAATCCCGATAGCATCTCAAACGTAGTTTTCTCTTTGGGTGGAGATGCTGGCAAGGATTAAACCAGGGAGATAAATAACAGCTACACATCTTATTGCTGTAGTATATGGCTGACTATATCAAGTATACAATCATTCTGTCACATCATCCAGATGGATAAAATGCACGAGAGCTGATAGCCCTGCTGATATAGCCTCAGCCTCAATAGCCCTGATTTTCAGTGTGGAGACAGAGGTATTtctaaggaatattttttagaCCAACAAGCTCCATCTTAACCTTTGGGTATGTACATCTCATTTCACTGAATAGGAATGAAATTCTAGACCCATTTTTCTCCTAGCATTTGTTCCTCACTCAGGTGTCTACAAGTAAGTGGAAATAACTTGTGTTTTGACTAAGCTTTTTTAGTCTGGAATGAGCTATAAGACTGTCAGTAATAAATTCTTCATCAAACCTTTTTCAAAAGGTTTTTATAATTTGAAAGCTATGATCAAGAGCAGTTTTCCTGAGTAAAGTCTAAAGGCTAGTCAACATGTTTCCAGGGCCAGATTTCCAATGGTTTTGACAATGCATATATTTTGGAGTTCTTGCTGTTCTGGATGATTTCtctctgaagagaaaacaaaatggcattagcttttctttgcatcttaAGAGAGATTTCTGCAAATGACTTAAGTTTAAAGTGGTCAGTGTTTATTCTGTAGAACAGGTAATACctcattgttgtggtttagcccggctggcagccaaacaccacacagccgttcgctcaccctcccccctccctctccgggatgggggagagaaatgggaaagtgaagcctgtgagttgagataacgacagtttattaagacagggaaaataataacaataataataataataataataatagtaataatgtgtacaaaataagtgatgcacaatgcaactgctcaccacccgttgaccgatgcccagcctatccctgagcagccggcccccccaccccggctagccacccctatatattgttcagcatgacgtcagatggtatggaatacccctttggccagtttgggtcagctgtcctgggtctgtcccctcccagctcctgctgcacccccagcctgctcgctagcaggacagagcgagaagctgaaaagtccttggcttggtgtaagcactgctctacaacaattaaaacatcagcatgttatcagcgctcttctcatcctaatccaaaacatagcaccctgccagctactaagaggaaaattaactctgtcctacctgaaaccaggacactcaTGAACATATGTAccagtatttttaatgtgcagCTATAAATGCTGATATCTGTTCTTCTGATTACACACTGAGGTGGATCTGAGCTTGAAAAAAGTAACTCTATTACAGCAAATCTGTGTATGACTTTAATCATATTTTActgattgtattttatttgcttattttttattttttatttccttgtgttCTTATAGCAGACTACTTTAGAGACAAGGGTAGCTGAATCAGCAGAAACCTTGAACTTCATCAAgctcagaaggaaaacaagtgtAGATGTTTGATGCGTTATCCAGCTCCAGCAAGCACCTGCTGTTTTACCACACTCCAACTGCAGAGCGAAGGctgtttccccttttttttttttaacaactctTGAAGGTTCACTGCTCCCAAGAGGACTACCTTATGCATGGATCACCCAAGTTTTCAAACAGAATTAAGAGTGATGTCCTCAAGATTTGGCTTAGGATGCTTTCCTTAATCTTTTGAATGTTGTCTTTTAGCCTGTTTCTAGATAAGAAAATTATTCATCTCCCTGAGCAAAGTAACTTCGCTCAGAGCATTTCTCTCAGCTATGTAGCATCACAGACCCAAGGGACTAAGGAAATTGTTACATTAACAGATTTTCAGTTTGCCCTGCATGCCCTTGaatattggaaataaaatacatttttcacatcAGTTTGCTCTGTCACTGACTGTTatagaaagttattttaatctGCAGTGGACTGCAAAGTTCTGTGAGGACTGGGGAGGAGGGACAACGTTCCTACCAGGCTATAATCAGACTGTGTATGCAGTAAGACATCAAATAATTCACACTTGGGTGAACCCCTTACTGTTCAGACAACAACTGAGCTATTTCACCAGCTGAAGACCAGGTTCAGGAAGACCAGGCCCCATgatcttctcttctgcagaaacaaattaGCTACTAGCCCTTGGAGTCGTGTGAGAACACAATATTTTTTGCtaaatttgtttctaaattaatctagtttcaaataaaaatttaaatgtctgAATCCCAAAATATCCAAATcaataggaaaagaaatcccCAGAAGAATCCCACAAATGGACAGCCAGATGAAAAATGACaccatttttaaatgctttgaaatgcCAGTTTTATTCCCTGACAACTCCCAAATACTCAAGAGCTGGCAGCTAGGATATGGAGAAAGGCATAACCTGATGGGAAATGGCAAAGCTCAGCCAAGAGGTGAGAGCGGGCAGCCGAAACAGCAGGTAGAAATGCCGCGGGCTGACAGACACGAGCCAGCAAACTTAGAATGCTGCGGTCTCAAAGGAAGGAGAGCAGACTAAAAGCCTCCTCAGATGGAGCATGAGGGCTGTCACAGCCCAATGTGCCCTTAATGCAACCTATGTTAATCCAGCCTCAGCTATCCAGAGTCCAGAAATCCAAGCAGAGGTTCAATGCTTTGCCCAGGAAGCTACAAACCCACACCCTGCAGATGCGTGCTCTGCCAGCAGTAGCGTAAAAGCACCAGACCAAACCTCCCTGCGTGCTGGGGGGTGTGGGCGATCTCCACCTCGATGCCAAAGGGAAAAGCTGATTTCTGCCCCGACCTGTGGAATAAACCAGGTCCGTGGGGAGAAATAATTGgtgaaatatttcaggatttCTGACTCTGCTCACGTCTTTCCCTCCAAGGAAAACACAACCTCTTCCGATTCCACCCCGTGActtgctggggaacagcaggttgcagagcctggagaggaggaagcgGGGCCAGACTCTGCTCCCAAggacagccagggctgctgccagTGCAGAGGAGCAATTCCCTTCTTTACAGGAAAAAGGTGGGTCACAAACCGTGCTCAGGAACCACGGATCTCCTTAAAACTTGTTTCGGGCCTCTGCTGGCAGATCTGACAGCTTGAAGGTGTCGTGCTTGGAAACTCGGTTCTCAACCTGTGCATTTCTCTGTGCATTTGAAAGCAACGTAGGTATTCATATCGTCactacaccttttttttttggtcttttggTGGGTCTGCTTCTAGCAGCAAAGCATTCAGACCAATGCAGTTTAGTGGACTGATGGAAGAgggacaaaaatgtttttagtgtGTGATTTTTAATTGACTACTTTTGAACAGAT
It encodes the following:
- the TP53I3 gene encoding quinone oxidoreductase PIG3 isoform X2 produces the protein MNQLQALLNDSLIRTKHVENAAIININERKVCASTFGFYVPPENAINLIYTFYNNLMQVRREGLYFKQKHYKCVRADEYSIYLKNPDGGLIAVKTNAFILIATYKVGMYPSVCVEAVEKLADYFRDKGS
- the TP53I3 gene encoding quinone oxidoreductase PIG3 isoform X3 → MNQLQALLNDSLIRTKHVENAAIININERKVCASTFGFYVPPENAINLIYTFYNNLMQVRREGLYFKQKHYKCVRADEYSIYLKNPDGGLIAVKTNAFILIATYKVGMYPSVCVEAVEKLDYFRDKGS